In one Streptomyces sp. R33 genomic region, the following are encoded:
- a CDS encoding acyl carrier protein, whose translation MTTERAVMIADSVRAIWCRELQQDDISVDDDFFALGGQSLIMVRIQGAFMDELGVEVPMDQMFLNSTVASISAYIESLGAPTR comes from the coding sequence ATGACAACCGAGAGGGCTGTGATGATCGCCGACAGCGTGCGCGCCATTTGGTGCCGGGAACTCCAGCAGGACGACATATCGGTCGACGACGATTTCTTCGCCCTGGGCGGCCAGTCTTTGATCATGGTCAGGATTCAGGGTGCTTTCATGGACGAGTTGGGCGTCGAGGTCCCGATGGACCAGATGTTCCTCAACTCGACGGTGGCGTCGATCTCTGCGTACATCGAATCGCTGGG
- a CDS encoding LmbU family transcriptional regulator — protein sequence MRTASRYKAGPGGNSGEPAQRDAVLSFVGSQAKVQKSGMVFPENLSERSWEQIGTNLRELVNSSAWWLADWMSYGEATYGWRRYKEAIERTGLDYQTLRNYAWVGRRFEHHRRRDSLSFAHHAEVARLSPPEQDYWLRKAEQQKWSRNELRRSVRASLAVQSDTTEVPAGSGDEKQEVPRLADSAAAERRQQKRTTLTIELSAGQLEYYSKTAAAHGLTVDKWVAQLLETADRRTA from the coding sequence GTGAGGACCGCCAGCAGATACAAGGCGGGGCCGGGGGGCAACAGCGGTGAGCCCGCGCAACGGGACGCGGTCCTGTCGTTCGTGGGGTCGCAGGCCAAGGTGCAGAAGTCGGGGATGGTCTTCCCGGAGAACCTGTCGGAGCGGTCCTGGGAGCAGATCGGGACCAACCTGCGCGAGCTCGTGAACTCCTCCGCGTGGTGGCTCGCCGACTGGATGAGCTACGGGGAGGCCACCTACGGGTGGCGGCGGTACAAGGAGGCGATCGAGCGCACGGGCCTCGACTACCAGACCTTGCGCAACTACGCCTGGGTGGGCCGGCGGTTCGAGCACCACCGCAGGCGGGACAGCCTCAGCTTCGCCCACCACGCCGAGGTGGCCCGCCTGTCGCCGCCGGAGCAGGACTACTGGCTGCGCAAGGCCGAGCAGCAGAAGTGGTCGCGCAACGAACTCCGCAGGTCGGTCCGCGCCAGCCTGGCCGTGCAGAGCGATACGACCGAGGTCCCCGCGGGCAGCGGCGACGAGAAGCAAGAGGTACCCCGGCTGGCCGACTCGGCGGCCGCCGAACGGCGCCAGCAGAAGCGCACCACGCTCACCATCGAGCTGTCCGCAGGCCAGCTGGAGTACTACTCGAAGACGGCCGCCGCGCACGGTCTGACCGTCGACAAGTGGGTGGCCCAGTTGCTCGAAACCGCCGATCGCCGGACCGCCTAG
- a CDS encoding MbtH family protein, which yields MSTNPFDDENGRFHVVVNDEEQHSLWPAFAEVPAGWRVVFGEAARSECLQYVEQNWTDLRPKSLREAMAAG from the coding sequence TTGAGCACGAACCCCTTCGACGACGAGAACGGCCGCTTCCACGTCGTCGTCAATGACGAGGAGCAGCACTCCCTGTGGCCCGCGTTCGCCGAGGTGCCCGCCGGCTGGCGGGTGGTCTTCGGTGAGGCTGCCAGGTCCGAGTGCCTGCAGTACGTCGAGCAGAACTGGACCGACCTGCGCCCCAAGAGCCTGCGCGAGGCCATGGCAGCGGGCTGA
- a CDS encoding amino acid adenylation domain-containing protein — MILQGKRVALPSAPVVHKQFEANVAAAPDAVAVFWAGQELTYAELDVKANRFAHFLAERGHGRGAKVGVCLDYSIDMLVAILGTLKAGAAYVPFDPAYPAARLQLLLGQVPDLALIVASPATADMVESADVDVIDLEQLADGLAALPATAPEVTVTGDDICYAVFTSGSTGTPKLTAVRHEGWFNLMNWLKLEYGLHSGSNHLVVSAFGFDLSQRSLMTPLFVGATQNLMATRNFDAMMAYRLLRERDVRVVHCASSTLYLLVDWETARGGDVLSRLDYVLFGGEALKVERLTDWARREGNTCTLLHQYGVAECTDVATSYDLAAYRPGEHDVPPVGKPAYNTDIHLVDEDLRGVAPGEQGEICIAGASVGAGYLNNGPENAKFTTIEVDGEPLRVYRTGDRGHVNEAGELIVLGRIDAQVKVRGMRIDPTDIERALARLAGVREAAVAITYTDAGEAELIAFIVPVADAPADDDLRTGLLETLPRNMVPAKFVNVPLLPLSPHGKVDRVALVDAYRKQFADSGIAA, encoded by the coding sequence ATGATCCTTCAGGGAAAGCGGGTCGCCCTGCCCTCGGCGCCCGTCGTCCACAAGCAGTTCGAGGCGAACGTGGCGGCGGCGCCCGACGCCGTCGCCGTCTTCTGGGCCGGCCAGGAGCTGACGTACGCAGAGCTGGACGTGAAGGCGAATCGTTTCGCCCATTTCCTCGCCGAGCGCGGACACGGCCGCGGTGCGAAGGTCGGCGTCTGTCTCGACTACTCGATCGACATGCTCGTGGCCATCCTCGGCACGCTGAAGGCGGGCGCGGCCTACGTGCCGTTCGACCCGGCCTACCCGGCGGCGCGGCTCCAGCTGCTGCTGGGCCAGGTGCCCGACCTCGCCCTGATCGTCGCCTCCCCGGCCACGGCCGACATGGTCGAGTCGGCGGACGTCGACGTCATCGACCTCGAGCAGCTCGCCGACGGCCTGGCGGCCCTCCCGGCGACCGCCCCCGAGGTCACCGTCACGGGCGACGACATCTGCTACGCGGTCTTCACGTCCGGCTCGACCGGTACGCCGAAGCTGACCGCGGTGCGGCACGAGGGCTGGTTCAACCTGATGAACTGGCTGAAGCTCGAGTACGGCCTGCACAGCGGGTCGAACCACCTGGTCGTCAGCGCCTTCGGGTTCGACCTCTCCCAGCGCAGCCTGATGACGCCGCTGTTCGTCGGCGCCACCCAGAACCTGATGGCGACCCGCAACTTCGACGCCATGATGGCCTACCGCCTGCTCCGTGAGCGCGACGTGCGCGTGGTGCACTGCGCCTCCAGCACGCTGTACCTGCTGGTGGACTGGGAGACCGCACGCGGCGGCGACGTCCTCAGCCGGCTCGACTACGTGCTCTTCGGCGGCGAGGCCCTGAAGGTGGAGCGGCTCACGGACTGGGCGCGGCGCGAGGGCAACACCTGCACCCTCCTGCACCAGTACGGCGTCGCCGAGTGCACGGACGTCGCGACCTCGTACGACCTGGCCGCCTACCGGCCCGGCGAGCACGACGTCCCGCCGGTCGGCAAGCCGGCCTACAACACCGACATCCACCTCGTCGACGAGGACCTGCGCGGTGTCGCGCCGGGGGAGCAGGGCGAGATCTGCATCGCCGGGGCCAGCGTCGGCGCGGGCTACCTCAACAACGGTCCCGAGAACGCCAAGTTCACGACGATCGAGGTCGACGGCGAGCCGCTGCGGGTCTACCGCACGGGCGACCGCGGCCACGTGAACGAGGCCGGCGAGCTCATCGTCCTCGGCCGGATCGACGCCCAGGTGAAGGTGCGCGGCATGCGCATCGACCCCACCGACATCGAGCGCGCGCTCGCCCGGCTGGCCGGGGTCCGCGAGGCCGCCGTGGCCATCACGTACACCGACGCCGGCGAGGCCGAGCTGATCGCGTTCATCGTCCCGGTGGCGGACGCCCCCGCCGACGACGACCTGCGCACCGGCCTCCTGGAGACGCTGCCGCGGAACATGGTGCCGGCCAAATTCGTGAACGTCCCGCTGCTTCCGCTCAGCCCGCACGGGAAAGTCGACCGCGTCGCGCTGGTCGATGCATACCGGAAGCAGTTCGCCGACAGCGGCATTGCCGCATAG